In one window of Arachis ipaensis cultivar K30076 chromosome B06, Araip1.1, whole genome shotgun sequence DNA:
- the LOC107647817 gene encoding uncharacterized protein LOC107647817, protein MRKLCPNVENAKGLATVLEVPIPEKMWTKIGRNSSSRWKNLRALMKAQLSNDKSSHFKTHSKHEFIALIKLVGSPLIPQQVQSDHTFVTSLKISPKEACSAKYIVQQYIAAMGGVDALDSMESMYVVGQVRMIGSEMRKEDSKLKPIGKTEVGGFVLWQKNPNLWHFELVVSGYKVSAGSDGNITWNQSSSQPSHANKGPPRPLRRFFQGLDPRCTTNLFVEAKCVGEKRMNNEECFLLKLEAAQDILESQNTEQTEIIRHTMWGYFSQRTGLLIKFEDNKLMRMKSHMKDDHDFVFWETSIESLIEDYRYVNGINIAHGGKSVVMLCRYGMEINHKRKIEETWKIEEVGFNVCGLSMDCFLPPSDIYKGHDPMEQID, encoded by the exons ATGAGAAAGTTGTGTCCGAATGTGGAGAATGCTAAAGGATTGGCGACGGTATTGGAGGTTCCAATACCGGAAAAAATGTGGACTAAAATAGGTCGAAATTCGTCGAGCCGATGGAAAAACCTAAGAGCATTGATGAAGGCTCAACTTTCAAATGATAAGTCCTCACATTTCAAAACACATTCAAAACATGAATTCATTGCTTTGATCAAGTTGGTTGGTTCTCCACTCATCCCTCAACAAGTTCAATCCGATCACACATTTGTTACATCCCTGAAAATTTCTCCCAAA GAAGCTTGTAGTGCAAAGTACATAGTGCAACAATACATAGCAGCAATGGGAGGAGTAGATGCATTGGATTCAATGGAAAGTATGTATGTAGTGGGACAAGTGAGGATGATTGGTTCTGAGATGCGCAAAGAAGATTCTAAACTTAAACCAATTGGAAAAACTGAAGTTGGAGGCTTTGTTCTTTGGCAAAAAAACCCTAATTTATGGCACTTTGAATTGGTTGTTTCTGGCTACAAAGTTAGTGCAGGTTCTGATGGCAATATAACATGGAATCAATCTTCTTCTCAACCTTCTCATGCAAATAAAGGTCCCCCTCGACCACTTCGTCGCTTCTTTCAG GGATTAGATCCAAGGTGTACAACAAACTTGTTTGTAGAAGCAAAATGTGTAGGAGAGAAAAGAATGAACAATGAAGAATGCTTCCTACTAAAGTTAGAAGCAGCACAAGACATTCTTGAATCACAAAACACAGAGCAGACAGAAATCATAAGGCACACAATGTGGGGTTATTTCAGTCAAAGGACAGGGCTATTGATCAAATTTGAGGACAACAAATTGATGAGAATGAAATCCCATATGAAAGATGATCATGATTTTGTGTTTTGGGAAACAAGCATTGAGTCTTTGATTGAGGATTATAGGTATGTTAATGGGATCAACATAGCACATGGTGGAAAATCAGTGGTTATGTTATGTAGGTATGGCATGGAAATTAATCACAAGAGGAAGATTGAGGAAACATGGAAAATTGAAGAAGTTGGTTTTAATGTTTGTGGTTTGTCCATGGATTGTTTCTTACCTCCTTCTGATATCTACAAGGGACATGATCCCATGGAACAAATAGATTAG
- the LOC107647816 gene encoding stromal 70 kDa heat shock-related protein, chloroplastic-like has translation MLKASSLNVTLTYDLPPPLRVINEKVVGIDLGTTNSAVAAMEGGKSTIITNAEGQRTTPSVVAYTKSGDRLVGQIAKRQAVVNPENTFFSVKRFIGRKMSEVDEESKQFSCKVIRDENGNVKLDCPVIGKQFATEEISSQVLRKLVDDASKFLNDKVTKVVVTVPAYFNYSQRTATKDAGRIAGLEVLCSINEPTAASLTYGFEKKNNETILVFDLGGGTFDVSVLEVSDGVFEVLSTSGDTHLGGDDFDKRIVDWLTGNFKRDEGIDLLKNKQALQHLTETAEKVKMELSSLTQTNIRYFTSSRNSL, from the exons ATGCTGAAAGCCTCCTCCCTCAACGTTACACTAACCTATGATCTCCCTCCTCCTCTCAGAGTCATCAATGAGAAGGTCGTCGGCATCGATTTGGGAACCACCAACTCCGCCGTGGCTGCCATGGAAGGAGGCAAGTCCACCATCATCACTAACGCCGAGGGTCAGAGGACTACCCCTTCCGTCGTTGCCTACACCAAGTCCGGTGACAGGCTGGTTGGCCAGATTGCGAAGCGGCAGGCGGTGGTAAACCCGGAGAACACCTTCTTCTCCGTTAAGAGGTTTATCGGAAGGAAGATGTCGGAGGTAGACGAAGAGTCCAAGCAGTTCTCCTGCAAAGTCATTAGGGATGAGAACGGCAATGTCAAACTTGACTGCCCCGTCATCGGCAAGCAGTTCGCCACCGAAGAGATTTCCTCTCAG GTTTTGAGGAAGCTTGTGGATGATGCTTCAAAGTTTTTGAATGACAAAGTAACAAAGGTTGTGGTCACTGTGCCTGCTTACTTCAACTATTCTCAAAGGACTGCTACAAAGGATGCTGGTCGGATTGCTGGTTTGGAAGTTCTTTGTAGCATAAATGAACCAACTGCTGCCTCCCTTACCTATGGATTTgaaaagaagaataatgaaacaaTCCTTGTGTTTGACCTTGGCGGTGGTACTTTTGATGTCTCGG TGCTTGAGGTTAGTGATGGAGTGTTTGAAGTGTTGTCTACTTCTGGAGATACACACCTGGGTGGTGATGACTTTGATAAG AGAATTGTCGATTGGCTGACTGGAAACTTCAAGAGGGATGAAGGTATTGATCTTTTGAAAAATAAACAGGCTCTTCAGCACCTTACCGAGACAGCTGAAAAGGTAAAAATGGAGCTCTCGTCATTGACCCAAACAAACATTAGGTATTTTACTTCTTCTCGCAACAGTCTCTAG